The following proteins come from a genomic window of Nocardioides albertanoniae:
- a CDS encoding type 1 glutamine amidotransferase, translating into MFGHWLAEAGMCVDVFRAYAEPIPPLSSLDISYSGLLVMGGSMDADSDREHPWLEVTRDRIAAAAEAGIPTLGICLGHQLAAMALGGTVERSPFGLTVDVRQVTWEPEVLFDPLMRLLAGDDRAMHWHQDVVGELPEGAVRLATSIDGQVQAARFAPTVWGVQFHPEVDAEAVALWAGKSGEELSRIGRTAEDVIASATFAEKELIKTWQPLAFGFARLVRERSAAVAPGGGPGGFSPTRRSWSA; encoded by the coding sequence ATGTTCGGACACTGGCTGGCAGAGGCCGGCATGTGCGTCGACGTGTTCAGGGCCTACGCCGAACCGATCCCACCCCTGTCGTCGCTCGATATCTCCTACTCGGGGCTGTTGGTCATGGGCGGCTCGATGGATGCCGACTCCGACCGCGAGCACCCGTGGCTCGAGGTCACCCGCGACCGCATCGCGGCTGCTGCCGAGGCAGGCATCCCGACTCTCGGTATCTGCTTGGGCCACCAGCTGGCGGCCATGGCCCTCGGAGGCACGGTCGAGCGCAGCCCGTTCGGTCTGACCGTCGACGTACGCCAGGTCACCTGGGAGCCCGAGGTGCTCTTCGACCCGCTGATGCGTCTGCTCGCGGGCGACGACAGGGCGATGCACTGGCACCAGGACGTCGTGGGTGAGCTGCCCGAGGGTGCGGTGCGGTTGGCCACCTCGATCGACGGTCAGGTGCAGGCGGCTCGGTTCGCGCCCACCGTCTGGGGCGTGCAGTTCCACCCCGAGGTGGACGCCGAGGCGGTGGCGCTCTGGGCCGGCAAGTCCGGCGAAGAGCTCTCACGCATCGGGCGCACCGCCGAAGACGTGATCGCCTCGGCCACCTTCGCGGAGAAGGAGCTGATCAAGACGTGGCAGCCGCTGGCCTTCGGGTTCGCCCGCCTGGTCCGTGAGCGCAGCGCGGCGGTAGCCCCTGGTGGGGGCCCCGGAGGCTTCTCCCCGACGCGGAGATCCTGGAGCGCCTGA